The genomic DNA GGAATGGGAAACCATGTTGATGCTCCTCCCCTCCCGCGTGCGGGAGGGGCCGGGGGAGGGCCTGTTTCTGGAAGGTAAAGCGCGCGGCCTTCGACACGCCCTCCCCTAATCCCTCCCGCAAGCGGGAGGGGAATGCTCAATCCGCGCGGCGGACGTAGGTTTGTTCGTAGACGTCGACGACGATCTTGGTGCCCGAAGAGATGTGCGGCGGCACCATAACGCGCACGCCGTTGTCGAGGATCGCGGGCTTGTAGCTCGAAGAGGCGGTCTGCCCCTTCACCACCGCATCCGCCTCGACGATCACTGCCTCGATCGTGTCGGGAAGCTGGACGCTGATCGGTTTCTCCTCGTGCAGCTCCATGATGACGTCCATGCCGTCCTGCAGGAAGGCCGCGGCGTCGCCGAGCAGGTCGCGCGGCAGCATGATCTGCTCGTAGGTGTCCTTGTCCATGAAGGTCAGATCGTCGCCGTCGGCGAACAGGAACTGGAAGTCCTTGGTATCGAGGCGGACGCGCTCGACCGTCTCGGCGGAGCGGAAGCGGACATTGTTCTTGCGGCCGTCGATCAGATTTTTGAGCTCGACCTGCATGTAGGCGCCCCCCTTGCCCGGCTGCGTGTGCTGGATCTTCACCGCGCGCCAGATGCCGCCTTCATATTCGATGATATTGCCGGGACGGATGTCCACGCCGCTGATCTTCATGATCTACCTGCTGATTGAAAAGAGCCGCGCGGGCCTTAGCGGGCGGGGGCCTTTCCGGCAAGGAGCGGGTAGGGATTGATCGCTTCGCCCTCATGCCACGAGGCGGCTGGCGCCGTGCGATGGATCGCGAAATGGAGGTGCGGACCTTCGGGGCTGGCATTGCCGGTGCTGCCGACGAGGCCGACCGGCGCGCCGCGCGCTATGCGCTGTCCTTCGGCAAGCCCCGGCGCGTAGGATTGCAGGTGTGCGTAATAATAAATCCAGTTGCGGTCGTTTGAGCGGACATAGGCGGTGATGCCGCCGCCGCCTTCGCTGAAGAAGAGCTTCTCCACCGTGCCCGGCGCGGCGGCGACGACCGGCGTCCCAGCGGGCGCCATGATGTCGATCGCGTCGTGCGAACGATCGCCGCCAGCCCGCGCCTGGTTGTAGGTGTCGACGAGTTGATCGGGCCGCACGCCCGCCACCGGCAAGGCAAGCCCGGACGGCGCGACCGCGACCGTGCGCGGGGCGTCGGGCTGAGCCTTGGGCGGTGGCGGATCGCCCGAGGCGGCCTGCTCCGCCTCGCCCTTGCTGCCGCTACTGTAGGCGGCGATCCAGAACAGGCTGGTGAAGAGGCACGTCACCACCGCCGTCACGACGATAGTGAGGAAAGTGCCGAATCCCTTCATGCCTGGAAGATCGCCGGGGTGCCGGGCTTGACCATCAACGCCAGCCGGGCGGCATCCCAATTGGTAAGGCGCACACAGCCGTTGCTCTGCGCGCGGCCGATGGTCGAGGGTTCGGGCGTGCCGTGGATACCGTAGTGCGGCTTGTTGAGATCGAGCCAGACGACGCCGACCGGATTGTTCGGCCCCGGCGGCAGGACATGCTTGCCCTGGCTCGCCTTGGCGGTGCGCAGGATTTCCGGATTGAACTGATAGTCCGGGTTGAGGCTGACGCCCTGAATCTTCCAGTTCCCCAGCGGCAGCGGATCGTGCTTGCTGCCCATCGTCGCGGGGAATTGGGCGATAAGCTTGTCCTCGGCGTCATAGGCGCGGAGCACCCCATCCGATTTGTCGACGACGACTCGATCGGCCTTCGGCTGGCTGGCGGAGACGTTATAGTCGCTCAGCATCTGCGCGACTTCCGGTTCGACACCCGCGTAATTGCGACCGGACGGCAGCACGTTGGGGAGGCGCAGCACCGATCCCGCGCCGATCGTCTTGCCGGGGCCGTTGAGATCGACGATCGCGCGCGGCGTGGTGTGGAATTTCTCGGCGATCTTCTCGATGAGGTTGCGGTAGCCCATCCGCTCGAGCTTGGCCTGATCGGCGGGCTCCTTGGGGATCTGGAAGAATGGGCCGCGCGCGTCGCTTTCGTCGATCCGCAGCATCAGCGTCGAGGGCGCGCGGTCCTGCATCAGCGCGGCACGGGTCGGCCCGTCGAGTTCGCCGGTGACCTTGAGGCCGCGCGATTCCTGGAACCCCTTCACCGCGCCTTCGAACGACATGCCCTTGCGGCCGTCGATCACGCCGGGCGTGAAACCGGCGCGATCGAGCAGCACCTGCGCGTGGAAGATGGTGCCGTCGATCGGCGAGCCCTGCGTGCCCGGCGGCACCCAGGATGCCGCGGGTTCGACGCCCGGGCTCGGCGCGGCGGATTGCTGGGCATAAGCGGCGCCGGTGGCGACGAGCGCCGTGGCGGCGAGATAAGCGAACGCAACTTTACGACGGGTCACGGGCAAGCTCCTTTTCGGTCCCGCGCTCAACGCGCCGGTGCCGAAACAAGTTGCCTCATTCGGCGCGGCGCAGAAGCTCCGCGAAATCGGCCACTGCGGCACCCGGACCGAGCGGATCGTTCCAGACCGCGCCAGACACCGCGAGGAAATCAGCTCCCGCATCGACCAGCGACCGGCCGTTTGCGGGGGTGATTCCGCCGATCGCCACACAGGGAATTTCGAACAGGGCGGACCACCATGATAGAATTACGGGCTCCGGCCTGTGGCGGACCTCCTTGGTGGTCGTCGGGAAGAAGGCGCCGAACGCGACATAATCCGCGCCCGCCTCGCCCGCGTCCATCGCGAGATGGCGGCTATCGTGGCAGGTGACGCCGATCTGCGCCGATGGGCCGAGCAAGGCCCGCGCCTCGCGCGGATCGCCGTCGCCCTGCCCCAGATGCACGCCGTCCGCGCCGATGCGCTTGGTGAGCGCCATGTCGTCGTTGACGATGAAAGCAACATCGCGATCCGCGCAAAGTCGCTGGAGCGGCTCCGCGAGCCGCGCTGCTTCATGCTGATCGGCGCCCTTCACGCGAAACTGGAAGGCGGCGACCGGGCCGCCGTCGAGCGCCGCTGCCAGCCGGTCCGGGAAGTCGCCGCCGACATCGAGCGGCGAGATCAGGTAGAGTTGGCAATCCCCCCGCGCCTCGTCGCGCTGGAAGCGCGCGGCGAACTCGGGGTCGAGCGCGAGAGCGTCTTCATCCATGTCTTTTCCCGTCATTGCGAGGAGCGGAGCGACGCGACAATCCACCGGCGTATGGATTGCTTCGCTTCGCTCGCAATGACGAGGGCGGGCATTCCGATCACGCCTTTGTTACGGACGCCGCGTAAATCTCGTCGATCGCCGAGCCGAGCGCAGCGTCGAATTCTGCGTCGCTCATCTGGGCGCGGAGGTCTTCGAGGAGCGCGCGGCTGAAGCTGGCGATCACGCCGCGGTTCTTGGCGAGCTCGGCGCAGGCGTCGGTGCGGCTGTACCCGCCCGAAAGCGCGACGACGCGCAGCACACGGGGATGATCGACGAGGCTATCGAACAGCCCTGCCTTGGCCGGCAGGCTGAGCTTGAGCATCACCTTGTCGTCGCCCGGCATCGCGTCGAGCGCCTTGGTCAGTTCGTCGAGCAGGATCGCATCCGCCTCGGCGCGTTCGGGGCTCTTGATGCTGACTTCGGGTTCGATGATCGGCACAAGCCCCGCGGCGAGCACTTGGCGGCCGACCTCGAACTGCTGCTTCACGACGGCGGCGATGCCCTCGCGGTTGGCTAGGTTGATGACCGAGCGCTCCTTGGTGCCGAACACGCCGAGCCCCTTGGCGCGGGCGAGCAGCGCGTCCAGCTCCGGCATCGGCTTCATCATCTGGACGCCGTTCGCCTCGTCCTCCAGCCCCTTGTCGATCTTGATGAAGGGGACGACGCCCTTTTCGGCCAGGGCCTGGGGGGTCGGCTTGCCACCCACCTCGCCATCCATCGTCCGCTCGAACAGGATCGCGCCCAGCACCTTGTCGCCGGTGAAAGCGGGGGAGCTGATGATGCGGCTGCGCATCTTGTGGATGAGGCCGAACATCTCCTGCTCGTCGCTCCACGCGCCTTCCTCGATGCCGTAGCCCTTGAGCGCCTTGGGGGTCGATCCGCCGCTCTGGTCGAGCGCCGCGATGAAGCCCTTGCCCGTCTCGATCTTCGCCAGCATTTCGGAATGTTGCATCGTCTGTCCTTGATCTGATGGAATGTACGGCTCAACCGCGCGCGTCGCGCGGAACCGGCGCCCAGGGCGGGCCCTTCAGCTCCAGCGTATTGCCTTCGGGATCGGCGAGATAGATCGACGGCCCCTCGCCCTCCGCACCGTAACGCGAGACAATCTCGGTTTCGATGCCATGCTCGTTCAGCTCGGCGAGGATCGCGGCGCCGTCCCACGGCAGCACGCGATAGCAGACGTGATCGACGTTGCGGCCTTCTTTGCCGGGCGCCGCGCCGCCCATGCTGCCGAGCTTGCCGTCGATCGGCACCAGATCAATGAGCGATGTGCCGACGCGAAGCTGGTAGAGGCCGACCGCTTCCTGACGTTTCTCCCACCGCGCGCCGAGCACGTCGATGTAGAAGCCCGCGACGCGATCGAGATCGACGACGCGCAGCACGACATGATCGATCGCCTGGATGGTGATCATGCGGCAGGTTCCAGCGCCTTTACGCCCGGCAGCTCCTTGCCCTCCATCCATTCGAGGAAGGCGCCGCCGGCGGTGGAGACGAAGGTGAAATCGTCCGCGACCCCGGCATGGTTGAGCGCCGCGACGGTATCGCCGCCGCCGGCGACCGAAACGAGCGTTCCTTCCTGCGTCAGCGCCGCGGCATAGCGGGCGAGCGAGACGGTGGCCGCATCGAACGGCGGTGTCTCGAAGGCGCCGAGCGGCCCGTTCCAGACCAGCGTCCGGCAATTCTTGAGTGCGTCCGACAGCGCCTCGACCGCGGCGGGGCCGACATCAAGGATCATCTCGTCTGCGGCGACCTCGTGGACATTGCAGGTGCGCAGAGACGGCGGGTTGGCGGCAAATTCCTTGGCGACCACCACGTCGTAAGGAAGGTGGACGGTGCAGTTCGCGCGCTCCGCCGCGTCGAGGATGTCCTCGGCAGTGCCGGTGAGATCGTGCTCGCACAGCGACTTGCCGACATCGACGCCGCGCGCGGCGAGGAAGGTGTTGGCCATGCCGCCGCCGATGATGAGATGATCGACCTTCGCGACGAGATGCTTCAGCACGCCGAGCTTGGTCGAGACCTTGGCGCCGCCGACCACCGCGGCGACCGGCCGCTCGGGATTGCCGAGCGCGGCTTCGAGCGCCTTCAGCTCCGCTTCCATCGCGCGGCCTGCATAGGCCGGGAGCAGATGCGCGAGCCCCTCGGTCGAGGCATGCGCGCGGTGCGCGGCGGAGAAGGCATCGTTGACGTAGAGATCGCCGTTTGCCGCCATCGCCTTGACGAGCGCAGGATCGTTCTTCTCCTCGCCCTTGTGGAAGCGGGTGTTCTCGAGGATCGCGACGTCGCCGGGACGCAGTACTTTCAGCGCGTCGGCGACCGCATCACCCTGGCAATCGGGCACGAACTGGACCTGGCGGCCGAGCACATGGCTGTAGCCGCGGGTGACGAGCGACAGCGACATGTCGGGCCGCTTCTCGCCCTTGGGCCGGCCGAAATGCGCCAGCAGCAGGACGATCGCGCCCTTGTCGGCAAGCTCGGTGACGGTGGGGAGCGTGGCGCGGAAACGCGTATCATCACTCACCGCGCCATCGTGCATCGGCACGTTGAGATCGACGCGCACCAGCGCCCGCTTGCCGTGGATGTCGCCGAGATCGTCGAGGGTCTTGAAGGCGGTCATGTTTCCTCTCGATCAATTCCCCCTCCCGCTTGCGGGAGGGGCTAGGGGAGGGCTTGTCGGCGGCGGGCAGTGGGGCGGAACAGCTCCTCCCCCGACCCCTCCCGCAAGCGGGAGGGGAGACCAGCCATCAGCCCAGCTTTGCCATCGCGCCGGCGGTGTCGACCATGCGGTTCGAGAAGCCCCATTCGTTGTCGTACCAGGAGACGACGCGGACGAGCTTGCCCTCCAGCACCGCGGTTTCGAGGCTGTCGATCGTCGAGCTTGCCGGGCTATGGTTGAAGTCGATCGAGACCAGGGGCTCGTCGGTGTAGGCGAGGATGCCCTTGAGCGGGCCGCTCTCGGAAGCCTTCCTGAGCAGGCCGTTGACCTCCGCGACATCGGTATCGCGCTTCGGCGTGAAGGTGAGATCGACGAGGCTGACGTTGGGCGTCGGCACGCGGACGGCGGAGCCGTCGAGCTTGCCCTTCAGCTCGGGCAGCACCTCGCCCACCGCGCGCGCGGCGCCGGTGGTGGTCGGGATGATCGACATGCCGGCGGCGCGGGCGCGGCGCTTGTCGGAATGGATCTGGTCGAGGATCTTCTGGTCGTTGGTATACGCGTGGATCGTCGTCATCAGCCCGCGCTCGATGCCGATCGCGTCGTTGAGCACCTTGGCGACCGGCGCCAGGCAGTTGGTGGTGCAGGACGCGTTGGAGACGATGGTGTGCCCCGCCTCCAGCTTGTCGTCGTTGACGCCGTAGACGACGGTCAAGTCGACGCCCTTCGCGGGGGCCGAGATCAGCACCTTCTTGGCGCCCGCCGCGATATGCTTCTCGGCCGACGCGCGATCGGTGAAGAAGC from Allosphingosinicella indica includes the following:
- the efp gene encoding elongation factor P, which gives rise to MKISGVDIRPGNIIEYEGGIWRAVKIQHTQPGKGGAYMQVELKNLIDGRKNNVRFRSAETVERVRLDTKDFQFLFADGDDLTFMDKDTYEQIMLPRDLLGDAAAFLQDGMDVIMELHEEKPISVQLPDTIEAVIVEADAVVKGQTASSSYKPAILDNGVRVMVPPHISSGTKIVVDVYEQTYVRRAD
- a CDS encoding M23 family metallopeptidase, whose protein sequence is MKGFGTFLTIVVTAVVTCLFTSLFWIAAYSSGSKGEAEQAASGDPPPPKAQPDAPRTVAVAPSGLALPVAGVRPDQLVDTYNQARAGGDRSHDAIDIMAPAGTPVVAAAPGTVEKLFFSEGGGGITAYVRSNDRNWIYYYAHLQSYAPGLAEGQRIARGAPVGLVGSTGNASPEGPHLHFAIHRTAPAASWHEGEAINPYPLLAGKAPAR
- a CDS encoding L,D-transpeptidase family protein; its protein translation is MTRRKVAFAYLAATALVATGAAYAQQSAAPSPGVEPAASWVPPGTQGSPIDGTIFHAQVLLDRAGFTPGVIDGRKGMSFEGAVKGFQESRGLKVTGELDGPTRAALMQDRAPSTLMLRIDESDARGPFFQIPKEPADQAKLERMGYRNLIEKIAEKFHTTPRAIVDLNGPGKTIGAGSVLRLPNVLPSGRNYAGVEPEVAQMLSDYNVSASQPKADRVVVDKSDGVLRAYDAEDKLIAQFPATMGSKHDPLPLGNWKIQGVSLNPDYQFNPEILRTAKASQGKHVLPPGPNNPVGVVWLDLNKPHYGIHGTPEPSTIGRAQSNGCVRLTNWDAARLALMVKPGTPAIFQA
- the thiE gene encoding thiamine phosphate synthase; the protein is MDEDALALDPEFAARFQRDEARGDCQLYLISPLDVGGDFPDRLAAALDGGPVAAFQFRVKGADQHEAARLAEPLQRLCADRDVAFIVNDDMALTKRIGADGVHLGQGDGDPREARALLGPSAQIGVTCHDSRHLAMDAGEAGADYVAFGAFFPTTTKEVRHRPEPVILSWWSALFEIPCVAIGGITPANGRSLVDAGADFLAVSGAVWNDPLGPGAAVADFAELLRRAE
- a CDS encoding fructose bisphosphate aldolase → MQHSEMLAKIETGKGFIAALDQSGGSTPKALKGYGIEEGAWSDEQEMFGLIHKMRSRIISSPAFTGDKVLGAILFERTMDGEVGGKPTPQALAEKGVVPFIKIDKGLEDEANGVQMMKPMPELDALLARAKGLGVFGTKERSVINLANREGIAAVVKQQFEVGRQVLAAGLVPIIEPEVSIKSPERAEADAILLDELTKALDAMPGDDKVMLKLSLPAKAGLFDSLVDHPRVLRVVALSGGYSRTDACAELAKNRGVIASFSRALLEDLRAQMSDAEFDAALGSAIDEIYAASVTKA
- a CDS encoding VOC family protein, which translates into the protein MITIQAIDHVVLRVVDLDRVAGFYIDVLGARWEKRQEAVGLYQLRVGTSLIDLVPIDGKLGSMGGAAPGKEGRNVDHVCYRVLPWDGAAILAELNEHGIETEIVSRYGAEGEGPSIYLADPEGNTLELKGPPWAPVPRDARG
- a CDS encoding phosphoglycerate kinase, giving the protein MTAFKTLDDLGDIHGKRALVRVDLNVPMHDGAVSDDTRFRATLPTVTELADKGAIVLLLAHFGRPKGEKRPDMSLSLVTRGYSHVLGRQVQFVPDCQGDAVADALKVLRPGDVAILENTRFHKGEEKNDPALVKAMAANGDLYVNDAFSAAHRAHASTEGLAHLLPAYAGRAMEAELKALEAALGNPERPVAAVVGGAKVSTKLGVLKHLVAKVDHLIIGGGMANTFLAARGVDVGKSLCEHDLTGTAEDILDAAERANCTVHLPYDVVVAKEFAANPPSLRTCNVHEVAADEMILDVGPAAVEALSDALKNCRTLVWNGPLGAFETPPFDAATVSLARYAAALTQEGTLVSVAGGGDTVAALNHAGVADDFTFVSTAGGAFLEWMEGKELPGVKALEPAA
- the gap gene encoding type I glyceraldehyde-3-phosphate dehydrogenase, yielding MATKVAINGFGRIGRLVARAILERPDSGLELVAINDLADAESNALLFKRDSVHGAYAGEVKADGNDLVIDGKRIKVTAERDPADLPHKDNGVDLVLECTGFFTDRASAEKHIAAGAKKVLISAPAKGVDLTVVYGVNDDKLEAGHTIVSNASCTTNCLAPVAKVLNDAIGIERGLMTTIHAYTNDQKILDQIHSDKRRARAAGMSIIPTTTGAARAVGEVLPELKGKLDGSAVRVPTPNVSLVDLTFTPKRDTDVAEVNGLLRKASESGPLKGILAYTDEPLVSIDFNHSPASSTIDSLETAVLEGKLVRVVSWYDNEWGFSNRMVDTAGAMAKLG